The Oreochromis niloticus isolate F11D_XX linkage group LG15, O_niloticus_UMD_NMBU, whole genome shotgun sequence genome includes a region encoding these proteins:
- the LOC109194810 gene encoding uncharacterized protein LOC109194810, with protein MDEFRWIQMFSCLMLMIQIVVFANEKSFFTKVGDDVTLPCVNVIDEQNNCDGTMWTFISRNKTAAELITLGQISEKVKTKSDRLNVTANCSLRIKKLTIEDVGLYSCKHYQLGETEGHKILVHHSLFDLSVITLNEYEDNDRMTLNCSVLTYGRCRHTVKWLIKGHDVDKENNQVVTSHTDCSTTVSFPKSHFIHSPKYQLLKCEVTDTKTKRVQQFTFSQQPSDFFLLLKIVIVSVGLAVLTITVVTVNIWTRTKVNKAQTDKNTVQDDDKDDAYSTVKAPSSSAAATAHPSNIYSAVSFPAI; from the exons ATGGATGAATTCAGATGGATTCAAATGTTTTCATGTCTGATGCTGATGATTCAGATTGTAG TTTTTGCAAATGAAAAATCCTTTTTTACAAAAGttggagatgacgtcactctgcctTGTGTAAATGTGATAGATGAGCAGAATAACTGTGATGGTACTATGTGGACCTTTATTTcaagaaataaaacagcagcagagctgATCACACTTGGACAGATTAGTGAAAAAGTCAAAACTAAATCAGACAGACTGAATGTTACAGCGAACTGTTCTCTGCGTATAAAGAAGCTCACGATTGAGGATGTTGGTCTTTATTCCTGTAAACATTACCAATTAGGAGAAACAGAGGGTCACAAAATTCTGGTTCATCATTCTTTATTTGATCTCTCTGTTATTACCT tGAATGAATACGAGGACAATGATAGGATGACATTAAACTGCTCTGTGTTGACGTATGgaaggtgccgtcacacagtGAAGTGGCTGATTAAAGGTCACGATGTTGACAAAGAGAACAACCAAGTAGTGACCTCACACACTGACTGCTCCACCACCGTTTCATTTCCAAAGTCTCATTTTATTCATTCACCAAAATATCAGTTACTGAAGTGTGAAGTGACTGATACTAAGACAAAGAGAGTGCAGCAGTTTACCTTCAGTCAGCAGCCCTCAG atttttttctattgttgaAAATCGTTATTGTCTCTGTGGGTTTAGCCGTGCTTACAATAACTGTTGTCACAGTTAACATCTGGACAAGAACTAAAG ttaatAAAGCACAGACGGACAAAAACACA gtTCAGGATGATGACAAAGATGATGCATACAGCACTGTGAAGGCTCCTTCCTCTTCTGCTGCAGCCACTGCTCATCCCAGCAACATCTACTCTGCTGTCAGTTTTCCAGCCATATAG